From a single Hevea brasiliensis isolate MT/VB/25A 57/8 unplaced genomic scaffold, ASM3005281v1 Scaf1, whole genome shotgun sequence genomic region:
- the LOC110636588 gene encoding uncharacterized protein LOC110636588 has protein sequence MGSQVSKQVARRKAISTEKKALCDLHGSCGDTYPGSDYRPADRKNWMGGLNPEKVHINKIVWPGTHDSATNKIGFPLISRPFAQCQSLSIYQQLCRGARVLDIRVQEDRRICHGILKTYSVDVVINDVKKFLSETQSEIIILEIRTEFGHEDPADFDKYLEEQLGEYLIHQDDHVFGKTIAELLPKRIICIWKPRKSPQPKHGGPLWSAGYLKDNWIDTDLPSTKFESNMKHLSEQQPASSRKFFYRVENTVTPQADNPILCVKPVTGRIHGYARMFITQCFSKGCADRLQIFSTDFIDEDFVDACVGLTHARIEGKA, from the coding sequence ATGGGTTCTCAGGTCTCTAAACAGGTAGCGAGGCGTAAAGCCATCTCAACTGAGAAGAAAGCTCTCTGTGATCTACATGGGAGTTGTGGCGACACATACCCTGGTTCCGATTACCGTCCTGCAGACAGGAAGAATTGGATGGGTGGTCTCAACCCTGAGAAAGTTCATATAAATAAGATCGTATGGCCTGGCACTCATGATTCTGCTACCAACAAGATTGGCTTCCCGTTGATCTCTCGTCCTTTTGCTCAGTGCCAATCCTTGTCCATCTACCAACAGCTTTGCAGGGGCGCCAGAGTTCTTGATATTCGGGTTCAGGAGGATCGCCGTATCTGCCATGGAATCTTGAAAACATACAGTGTTGATGTTGTCATTAATGATGTCAAGAAATTCTTATCAGAGACTCAATCAGAGATCATAATTCTTGAAATccggacagaatttgggcatgaagATCCTGCAGATTTTGACAAGTACTTGGAGGAACAGCTCGGAGAATATCTGATCCATCAAGATGATCATGTTTTTGGCAAGACAATTGCAGAATTGTTGCCAAAGAGAATAATCTGTATATGGAAACCAAGAAAATCACCACAGCCCAAACATGGGGGCCCATTGTGGAGTGCAGGGTATTTGAAGGATAATTGGATTGACACAGATTTGCCATCAACAAAATTTGAGAGCAACATGAAGCATTTGAGTGAGCAGCAACCAGCTTCATCAAGGAAATTCTTTTACAGGGTAGAAAACACTGTTACTCCACAGGCAGATAACCCAATTTTGTGTGTTAAACCCGTGACAGGAAGAATTCATGGATATGCTAGGATGTTCATAACACAGTGCTTCTCCAAGGGATGTGCAGATCGATTGCAGATCTTCTCCACAGATTTCATAGATGAGGATTTTGTGGATGCATGTGTGGGACTGACACATGCAAGAATTGAAGGGAAGGCTTAA